The following are from one region of the Streptomyces decoyicus genome:
- a CDS encoding HAMP domain-containing sensor histidine kinase — protein MSTAETLRHDRRPSPMDRFRQLPLRSRLAMLTAVAVAIAVALSAAACWLITRDRLTEQLDAQLSRVEVNPSYVQALSAYCANPDDGVRFQPTPYTIQLVSAGGYVCTSPEKAPIPAQRLDTAVAEGRLESTVHTTKAEGGAEMRVWTKQYDGPLTDAQGKRLAISVAVPMDQVTQPLDQLALVLLIVAGVGVLGAATAGLWVARAGLKPVDRLTDAVEHVARTQDLTIRIPVDGEDEIARLSRSFNSMTAALAASRDLQQQLIADAGHELRTPLTSLRTNIDLLVRSEQSGRPIPSADKVALLASVKAQMGELAALIGDLQVLSRPSEPGQSAVEVVALHEIVGSALERARLRGPSLTIAADLAPWYVRAEPAALERAVVNLLDNAVKFSPPGGTVEVRLAGGELTVRDHGPGIPQDELPHVFERFWRSPSARSLPGSGLGLSIVARTAEQAGGAVRLRSADVGGTEAVLTLPGAATPPPGLPEPPRSQEPPQGPG, from the coding sequence ATGAGCACGGCCGAGACCCTGCGTCACGACCGGCGGCCGAGCCCGATGGACCGCTTCCGGCAGCTGCCGCTGCGCTCCCGGCTGGCAATGCTCACGGCCGTGGCGGTCGCCATCGCGGTGGCCCTCTCGGCCGCCGCCTGCTGGCTGATCACCCGCGACCGGCTCACCGAGCAGCTCGACGCGCAGCTCAGCCGCGTCGAGGTGAACCCCAGCTACGTCCAGGCGCTCAGCGCCTACTGCGCCAACCCGGACGACGGGGTGCGCTTCCAGCCCACGCCGTACACCATCCAGCTGGTGTCGGCGGGCGGTTATGTCTGCACCTCGCCGGAGAAGGCGCCCATCCCCGCGCAGCGCCTGGACACGGCGGTGGCCGAGGGGCGGCTGGAGAGCACGGTGCACACCACGAAGGCCGAGGGCGGGGCCGAGATGCGGGTGTGGACCAAGCAGTACGACGGCCCGCTCACCGACGCCCAGGGCAAACGGCTCGCCATCTCCGTGGCGGTGCCCATGGACCAGGTCACCCAGCCGCTCGACCAGCTCGCGCTGGTGCTGCTGATCGTCGCCGGGGTCGGGGTGCTCGGTGCGGCGACGGCCGGCCTGTGGGTGGCCCGTGCGGGTCTGAAGCCCGTCGACCGGCTCACCGACGCCGTCGAACACGTCGCCCGCACCCAGGACCTCACCATCCGCATCCCGGTCGACGGCGAGGACGAGATCGCCCGGCTCTCCCGCTCCTTCAACTCCATGACCGCGGCGCTGGCGGCCTCCCGCGACCTCCAGCAGCAGCTGATCGCGGATGCGGGCCATGAGCTGCGTACGCCGCTTACCTCGCTGCGTACCAACATCGATCTGCTGGTGCGCAGCGAGCAGTCCGGCCGGCCGATCCCGTCCGCCGACAAGGTGGCGCTGCTGGCGTCGGTGAAGGCGCAGATGGGGGAGCTGGCGGCGCTGATCGGCGATCTCCAGGTGCTGTCGCGGCCTTCGGAGCCGGGGCAGAGTGCCGTCGAAGTGGTGGCGCTGCACGAGATCGTCGGATCGGCGCTGGAGCGGGCCCGGCTGCGCGGCCCGTCGCTGACCATCGCGGCGGACCTCGCCCCCTGGTACGTACGGGCCGAGCCCGCCGCGCTGGAGCGGGCGGTGGTGAACCTGCTGGACAACGCGGTGAAGTTCAGCCCGCCCGGCGGCACCGTCGAGGTCCGGCTGGCCGGCGGCGAGCTGACCGTGCGCGATCACGGCCCCGGTATTCCGCAGGACGAACTGCCGCATGTCTTCGAGCGGTTCTGGCGCTCCCCGTCCGCCCGCAGCCTGCCGGGCAGTGGCCTGGGGCTGTCGATCGTGGCGCGTACGGCGGAGCAGGCGGGCGGCGCCGTGCGGCTGCGGTCCGCGGACGTCGGCGGCACGGAGGCGGTCTTGACGCTGCCGGGCGCCGCGACACCGCCGCCCGGGTTGCCGGAGCCGCCGCGGTCCCAGGAACCGCCTCAGGGGCCGGGATAG
- a CDS encoding response regulator transcription factor — protein sequence MSPAEHGDHPARILIVDDEPAVREALQRSLVFEGYGTEQAVDGLDAVEKVASYDPELIVLDVLMPRMDGLTAARRLRASGVRVPILMLTARDTVGDRVTGLDAGADDYLVKPFELDELLARIRALLRRSSYAAAAGAPPEEGETLSFADLRMDLATREVTRGSRQVELTRTEFTLLEMFLAHPRQVLTREQILKAVWGFDFEPTSNSLDVYVMYLRRKTEAGGEPRLVHTVRGVGYVLRAEGGAE from the coding sequence ATGAGCCCCGCCGAGCACGGTGACCATCCCGCCCGCATCCTGATCGTCGACGACGAGCCCGCGGTGCGGGAGGCCCTGCAGCGTTCGCTGGTCTTCGAGGGGTACGGGACCGAGCAGGCGGTCGACGGTCTGGACGCGGTCGAGAAGGTCGCGTCCTACGACCCCGAACTGATCGTGCTGGACGTCCTGATGCCCCGTATGGACGGGCTGACCGCCGCCCGCAGGCTGCGGGCGAGCGGGGTGCGGGTGCCGATCTTGATGCTCACCGCCCGTGACACGGTCGGCGACCGTGTCACGGGTCTGGATGCCGGTGCCGACGACTACCTCGTCAAGCCCTTCGAGCTGGACGAACTGCTCGCCCGGATCCGTGCGCTGCTGCGCCGCAGCTCGTACGCGGCGGCGGCCGGCGCTCCGCCCGAGGAGGGCGAGACGCTGAGCTTCGCCGATCTGCGGATGGACCTGGCGACCCGTGAGGTGACCCGGGGCAGCCGGCAGGTCGAGCTGACCCGTACGGAGTTCACCCTGCTGGAGATGTTCCTCGCCCATCCGCGGCAGGTCCTCACCCGTGAGCAGATCCTGAAGGCCGTATGGGGCTTCGACTTCGAGCCCACCTCCAACTCCCTCGATGTGTACGTGATGTATCTGCGCCGCAAGACGGAAGCGGGCGGCGAGCCGCGGCTGGTGCACACCGTGCGGGGGGTCGGCTACGTCCTGCGGGCGGAGGGCGGTGCGGAATGA
- a CDS encoding LacI family DNA-binding transcriptional regulator, producing MAKVTRDDVARLAGTSTAVVSYVINNGPRPVAPATRERVLAAIKELGYRPDRVAQAMASRRTDLIGLIVPDTRQPFFAEMAHAVEQAAAERGKMVLVGNANYLDEREVHYLRAFLGMRVSGLILISQGPSEHAAAEIDAWDARVVLLHRRPDAIDDVAVMTDDIWGAQLATRHLLEHGHPYVAFLGGTEETPKSGDPVTDHVEGWRRAMLESGKPTDGRYFQAPYNRYDAYQVALKLLAGPDRPPAIMCATDDQAIGVLRAARELRIDVPGELAVAGFDDVKEAGLTDPPLTTVASDRQAMARAAVDLVLDDGLRVVGSRRERLRQFPSRLVVRRSCGCGG from the coding sequence GTGGCCAAGGTGACGCGGGATGATGTGGCAAGACTGGCGGGTACTTCCACCGCCGTTGTCAGTTACGTCATCAACAACGGACCACGGCCGGTCGCCCCGGCCACGCGCGAGCGGGTGCTCGCCGCCATCAAGGAGCTCGGCTACCGGCCGGACCGTGTCGCGCAGGCGATGGCGTCCCGCCGTACCGACCTCATAGGCCTGATCGTGCCGGACACCCGGCAGCCGTTCTTCGCGGAGATGGCGCACGCCGTCGAACAGGCCGCCGCCGAGCGCGGGAAGATGGTCCTGGTCGGCAATGCGAACTATCTGGACGAGCGCGAGGTGCACTACCTGCGCGCGTTCCTCGGGATGCGGGTGTCCGGGCTGATCCTGATCAGCCAGGGGCCCAGTGAGCATGCCGCCGCAGAGATCGACGCGTGGGACGCGCGTGTGGTGCTGCTGCACCGGCGCCCGGACGCCATCGACGATGTGGCCGTGATGACGGACGACATCTGGGGTGCGCAGCTGGCGACGCGGCATCTGCTGGAGCACGGCCATCCCTATGTCGCCTTCCTCGGCGGCACGGAGGAGACCCCGAAGTCCGGCGACCCGGTCACCGACCACGTCGAGGGCTGGCGGCGGGCCATGCTGGAGTCCGGGAAGCCCACGGACGGGCGCTACTTCCAGGCGCCGTACAACCGCTACGACGCCTATCAGGTCGCGCTGAAGCTGCTGGCGGGGCCGGACCGGCCGCCGGCCATCATGTGCGCGACGGACGACCAGGCGATCGGGGTGCTGCGGGCCGCCCGCGAGCTGCGCATCGATGTGCCCGGTGAGCTGGCGGTCGCCGGCTTTGACGACGTGAAGGAAGCCGGGCTGACCGATCCGCCGCTGACCACGGTCGCCTCGGACCGCCAGGCGATGGCGCGGGCGGCGGTGGACCTGGTGCTGGACGACGGGCTGCGGGTGGTGGGCTCCCGGCGGGAGCGGCTGCGGCAGTTCCCGTCGCGGCTGGTGGTGCGGCGCTCCTGCGGCTGTGGCGGCTGA
- a CDS encoding ABC transporter ATP-binding protein, with protein MTTAGKGAAPGAGAPEATDETPKAPARGPAPAAGPARMMGGQPTEKSMDFKGSGKRLLARMRPERGIISVALVLGTLSVALTVVGPKVLGHATDLIMSGIIGRKLPAGLTKAQAADRLRAHGQGGLADMIGVMPVVPGHGIDFGAVGTVLLWVTLIYVAASLFGFVQARIATRVVQRTVFRMREQVEEKLARLPLSYFDKQQRGEVLSRATNDIDNIQQTLQQTLSQIVASLLTIVGVLAMMFWISPLLALVALITVPVSVVVATKVGKRAQPQFVQQWKTTGKLNAHIEEMYTGHSLVKVFGRQRESAELFREQNEALYAAGFKAQFISGIIQPAMMFIGNLNYVLVAVVGGLRVASGALSIGDVQAFIQYSRQFSQPLTQVASMANLVQSGVASAERVFELLDATEQEPDAERPARPGRVEGRVAFEDVSFRYAADKPLIEDLSLAVHPGQTVAIVGPTGAGKTTLVNLLMRFYEVRGGRITLDGTDIAEMSREDLRSHIGMVLQDTWLFGGTIAENIAYGAPAGISMDKIVAAARATHVDRFVRTLPDGYETVLDDEGSNVSVGEKQLITIARAFLAEPAILVLDEATSSVDTRTEVLIQHAMAQLRSGRTSFVIAHRLSTIRDADIILVMENGAIVEQGSHDALLAAGGAYARLYAAQFAEPVSETG; from the coding sequence GTGACCACCGCGGGCAAGGGGGCGGCCCCAGGTGCCGGGGCCCCGGAGGCCACCGACGAGACCCCCAAGGCGCCGGCCCGGGGCCCGGCCCCGGCGGCCGGACCTGCCCGGATGATGGGCGGCCAGCCCACCGAGAAGTCGATGGACTTCAAGGGCTCCGGCAAACGGCTCCTGGCCCGGATGCGGCCCGAGCGCGGCATCATCTCCGTCGCGCTGGTGCTGGGCACTCTGAGCGTGGCGCTCACGGTCGTGGGCCCCAAGGTCCTCGGCCACGCCACCGACCTGATCATGTCCGGCATCATCGGCCGCAAGCTGCCCGCCGGCCTCACCAAGGCCCAGGCCGCGGACCGGCTGCGCGCCCACGGCCAGGGCGGGCTGGCCGACATGATCGGCGTGATGCCGGTGGTCCCCGGCCACGGCATCGACTTCGGCGCCGTCGGCACGGTCCTGCTCTGGGTCACCCTGATCTACGTGGCGGCCTCGCTGTTCGGCTTCGTCCAGGCCAGGATCGCCACCCGGGTCGTCCAGCGGACCGTCTTCCGGATGCGGGAGCAGGTCGAGGAGAAGCTGGCACGGCTGCCGCTGAGCTACTTCGACAAGCAGCAGCGCGGTGAGGTGCTCTCCCGGGCGACCAACGACATCGACAACATCCAGCAGACGCTCCAGCAGACCCTCAGCCAGATCGTCGCCTCGCTGCTGACCATCGTCGGCGTGCTCGCGATGATGTTCTGGATCTCCCCGCTGCTGGCACTGGTCGCCCTGATCACGGTCCCGGTCTCCGTCGTCGTCGCCACCAAGGTCGGCAAGCGGGCCCAGCCGCAGTTCGTCCAGCAGTGGAAGACCACCGGCAAGCTCAATGCGCACATCGAGGAGATGTACACCGGCCACAGCCTGGTGAAGGTCTTCGGCCGCCAGCGGGAGTCCGCCGAGCTGTTCCGCGAACAGAACGAAGCCCTCTACGCCGCCGGGTTCAAGGCCCAGTTCATCTCCGGGATCATCCAGCCCGCGATGATGTTCATCGGCAACCTCAACTACGTGCTGGTGGCCGTCGTCGGCGGGCTGCGGGTCGCCTCCGGGGCGCTCTCCATCGGCGACGTCCAGGCCTTCATCCAGTACTCCCGGCAGTTCAGCCAGCCGCTGACCCAGGTCGCGTCGATGGCCAACCTCGTGCAGTCCGGCGTCGCCTCCGCCGAGCGGGTCTTCGAACTCCTCGACGCCACGGAGCAGGAGCCCGACGCCGAACGGCCCGCCCGGCCCGGCCGTGTCGAGGGCCGGGTCGCGTTCGAGGACGTCTCCTTCCGCTACGCGGCCGACAAGCCGCTCATCGAGGATCTGTCGCTGGCCGTCCACCCCGGACAGACGGTGGCGATCGTCGGCCCGACGGGCGCCGGCAAGACCACGCTCGTCAACCTCCTGATGCGCTTCTACGAGGTGCGCGGCGGCCGGATCACCCTCGACGGCACCGACATCGCCGAGATGTCGCGCGAGGACCTGCGCTCCCACATCGGCATGGTCCTCCAGGACACCTGGCTCTTCGGCGGCACGATCGCGGAGAACATCGCCTACGGAGCCCCCGCGGGCATCTCCATGGACAAGATCGTGGCGGCCGCCAGGGCCACCCACGTCGACCGCTTCGTACGCACCCTCCCGGACGGCTACGAAACGGTGCTCGACGACGAGGGCAGCAATGTCTCGGTCGGCGAGAAGCAGCTGATCACCATCGCCCGTGCCTTCCTCGCCGAGCCCGCGATCCTGGTCCTGGACGAGGCCACCAGCTCGGTCGACACCCGCACCGAGGTGCTCATCCAGCACGCGATGGCCCAGCTCCGCAGCGGCCGCACCAGCTTCGTCATCGCCCACCGGCTCTCCACGATCCGCGACGCGGACATCATCCTGGTGATGGAGAACGGCGCGATCGTCGAACAGGGCTCCCACGACGCCCTGTTGGCCGCGGGCGGCGCGTATGCGCGGCTTTATGCGGCGCAGTTTGCGGAGCCGGTCTCGGAGACCGGTTGA
- a CDS encoding SDR family oxidoreductase, whose protein sequence is MIVVTGATGNIGRSLVGRLLTEGAAVRALSRDPARAGLPAEAETVRADLTGTDDLGPLLAGAEALFLNLAAGGDRAAAALLDAAVKAGVRRVVLNSSMAVTDTPADEDNFIARLHAGLERAVRDSGLEWTFVRGGNYATNALAWAPSIRASGVVREAHPGAQGVPVHEADLADVAAVALLDRSGAHLGKAYVVTGPERMTVAQQVAEIGRATGRETRVERISEEEAAEAMTGRHLTKEAALELVRMFGRTVDAPPFPVSDAVERVTGRPGRTFARWAQDHAADFS, encoded by the coding sequence ATGATCGTGGTAACCGGCGCAACCGGCAATATCGGCCGCAGTCTTGTCGGCCGGCTCCTCACGGAAGGCGCCGCGGTACGCGCACTGAGCCGCGATCCGGCGCGCGCCGGCCTGCCGGCCGAGGCCGAGACGGTCCGCGCCGACCTCACCGGCACGGACGACCTCGGCCCGCTGCTGGCCGGCGCGGAGGCGCTGTTCCTCAACCTGGCGGCCGGCGGCGACCGGGCCGCGGCGGCGCTGCTCGACGCCGCCGTCAAGGCCGGTGTGCGCCGGGTCGTGCTCAACTCCTCGATGGCGGTGACCGATACCCCGGCCGACGAGGACAACTTCATCGCCCGGCTGCACGCCGGTCTGGAGCGCGCGGTGCGCGACTCCGGCCTGGAGTGGACCTTCGTCCGCGGCGGCAACTACGCCACCAACGCCCTTGCCTGGGCCCCGTCGATCCGTGCGTCGGGCGTGGTGCGCGAGGCGCACCCGGGCGCCCAGGGCGTCCCCGTCCATGAGGCCGACCTCGCCGATGTCGCGGCCGTCGCCCTGCTCGACCGCAGCGGCGCGCACCTGGGCAAGGCGTATGTCGTCACCGGCCCCGAGCGGATGACCGTTGCGCAGCAGGTCGCCGAGATCGGGCGGGCTACCGGGCGCGAGACCCGGGTCGAGCGGATCTCCGAGGAGGAAGCGGCCGAGGCGATGACCGGGCGGCATCTGACCAAGGAGGCCGCGCTGGAACTCGTCCGGATGTTCGGCCGGACGGTCGACGCGCCGCCCTTCCCCGTCTCGGACGCCGTCGAGCGGGTCACCGGCCGGCCGGGCCGGACGTTCGCCCGGTGGGCGCAGGACCACGCCGCCGACTTCTCCTGA
- a CDS encoding DUF3995 domain-containing protein, translated as MTSLRSKASVAPAASARHLRRRTAFWAYAAFGWLTVSFLWHLWMGIDYRSAMGGQDSVPVWGFLAYDGLITAMSAVGAVLSLATVRPWGRRLPPWAVTLPLWFGAVLLVVRGVPGLVENLTMVTGLTPYGLLGLAERPADLSSGEFWTGMAINAYFFVGAVVLLPLAVLHQRSLRAAGAPAARPFRRSRRRGPAPTGRTSGPAGR; from the coding sequence ATGACTTCTCTGCGGAGCAAGGCTTCGGTGGCACCTGCGGCTTCGGCGCGGCACCTGCGCCGGCGGACGGCGTTCTGGGCGTATGCGGCCTTCGGCTGGCTGACCGTCTCGTTTCTATGGCATCTGTGGATGGGCATCGACTACCGGTCGGCGATGGGCGGGCAGGACAGCGTCCCCGTATGGGGATTCCTCGCGTACGACGGGCTGATCACCGCGATGTCCGCGGTCGGCGCGGTCCTCTCACTGGCGACCGTCCGGCCGTGGGGCCGCCGCCTACCCCCGTGGGCGGTGACCCTCCCACTCTGGTTCGGGGCGGTCCTGCTGGTGGTACGAGGAGTGCCGGGCCTCGTGGAAAACCTCACCATGGTCACCGGGCTCACCCCGTACGGCCTGCTGGGGTTGGCGGAGCGGCCGGCCGACCTCTCGTCCGGGGAGTTCTGGACGGGCATGGCGATCAATGCGTATTTCTTCGTGGGCGCGGTGGTGCTGCTGCCGCTGGCCGTGCTCCATCAAAGGAGCCTGCGGGCCGCCGGGGCACCGGCGGCCCGCCCGTTCAGGAGAAGTCGGCGGCGTGGTCCTGCGCCCACCGGGCGAACGTCCGGCCCGGCCGGCCGGTGA
- a CDS encoding LmeA family phospholipid-binding protein, with the protein MRTPTRISSPPPSPAARHHSADAATGAANDPTGDTRKLDTVNPYADLAALADPEPEPEPGPAADAFDAAGAPRRRTYLNERDDSDDPLGLGLRSDDDTDGPAWKPPNHRRKKRGISRFAAMSITVKLLVAVLVGTSFLALFDRFAVLYAQNKTAEKVKDALHLNATPEVDIAGFPFLTQVMGKHVDQVKVTIPDLAADRVSLAKFEATANDVRIDGDLPTSIKGATIGTMHGSVLLAFDDMNRELGASQVKFSEMGPNAVRAVGQLPIVGHELRVRAEARIQRAGDRGISTDISRMRLDIGDIAVYRPGTGKEEGLRLTRKTAAELSHQAAKVKAMLGVPAIADRIGIPKAYIQDALRNEQKLHELTGSPRFIQKLMKVNLVDVVADHPWLLQKVGIDPKILGALTGLTKPQLADRLSLSFQLPKAPGDVRLRHISVERDGIRADLSGSNLPFGDAAKKK; encoded by the coding sequence ATGCGAACCCCCACGCGCATATCGTCGCCGCCGCCCTCGCCCGCCGCCCGGCACCACTCCGCCGACGCCGCGACGGGCGCCGCGAACGACCCCACCGGGGACACCAGAAAGCTCGACACGGTCAATCCCTACGCCGACCTGGCAGCCCTCGCCGACCCCGAGCCGGAGCCCGAACCCGGCCCGGCAGCCGACGCGTTCGACGCCGCCGGCGCTCCCCGCCGCCGCACCTACCTCAACGAGCGCGACGACAGCGACGACCCGCTGGGCCTCGGCCTGCGCTCGGACGACGACACGGACGGCCCGGCCTGGAAGCCGCCGAACCACCGCCGCAAGAAGCGCGGGATCAGCCGCTTCGCCGCCATGTCGATCACCGTGAAGCTGCTGGTCGCCGTCCTCGTCGGGACGTCGTTCCTCGCGCTCTTCGACCGGTTCGCGGTGCTCTACGCGCAGAACAAGACCGCGGAAAAGGTGAAGGATGCCCTGCATCTGAACGCCACTCCCGAGGTCGACATCGCGGGATTCCCCTTCCTCACCCAGGTCATGGGCAAGCACGTCGACCAGGTGAAGGTGACGATTCCCGACCTGGCCGCCGACCGGGTTTCCCTGGCGAAATTCGAGGCCACCGCCAACGACGTCCGTATCGACGGCGATCTGCCCACCTCCATCAAGGGCGCCACGATCGGCACCATGCACGGCAGCGTGCTGCTCGCCTTCGACGACATGAATCGTGAGCTGGGCGCCTCGCAGGTGAAATTCAGCGAAATGGGCCCCAACGCGGTCCGTGCGGTCGGTCAACTGCCGATCGTCGGCCATGAATTGCGGGTACGGGCCGAGGCGCGCATTCAGCGGGCCGGTGACCGCGGCATCTCCACCGACATCAGCCGGATGCGCCTGGACATCGGCGACATCGCCGTCTACCGCCCCGGCACCGGCAAGGAAGAGGGCCTGCGGCTGACCCGCAAGACCGCCGCCGAGCTCAGCCACCAGGCCGCCAAGGTCAAGGCGATGCTGGGCGTCCCGGCGATCGCGGACCGGATCGGCATCCCCAAGGCGTACATCCAGGACGCGCTGCGCAACGAGCAGAAGCTGCACGAGCTGACCGGGTCGCCGCGCTTCATCCAGAAGCTGATGAAGGTCAATCTCGTCGATGTGGTGGCGGACCACCCCTGGCTGCTTCAGAAGGTCGGTATCGACCCGAAGATCCTCGGCGCGCTGACCGGGCTCACCAAGCCGCAGCTCGCGGACCGGCTGTCGCTGTCCTTCCAGCTCCCCAAGGCGCCCGGGGACGTCCGGCTACGGCACATCTCCGTCGAGCGGGACGGCATCCGCGCCGACCTCTCGGGGTCGAATCTGCCGTTCGGGGACGCCGCGAAGAAGAAGTAG
- a CDS encoding S1C family serine protease, whose translation MTESYRRSGDELPQDRPYAYGNDHGHPYGHEAGGAAQSAPGVGERAFPPPPPPPYAPGSQAPQPRRRARRPVALIAAVALASGLIGGGSAALIAGATTQSAQNGPSTPLVNAGKTGGSGVSGVAKAVSPAIVEIKAQTGRGESTGSGVVITGDGEIVTNNHVVAGANTVTVTFSDGSRKTAEVNGTDPGKDLALIKVRGAKGLTAASLGDSDKTSVGDQVVAIGSPEGLTGSVTSGIVSALNRDVTVPKEQGQGQDGGQGGRDGWPFEFGGNEYNGDTGSSKTSYKAIQTDASLNPGNSGGALINMQGQIIGINSAMYSPSSASSSTAGSVGLGFAIPINTVKADLDSLRGGGDGGSNSGV comes from the coding sequence ATGACCGAGAGCTACCGCCGAAGCGGCGATGAGTTGCCCCAGGACCGGCCGTACGCATACGGCAACGACCACGGCCACCCTTACGGCCACGAGGCGGGCGGGGCCGCGCAGAGCGCCCCGGGCGTCGGGGAGCGGGCGTTCCCGCCGCCTCCGCCGCCTCCGTACGCACCCGGGTCGCAGGCGCCCCAGCCGCGGCGCCGGGCCCGCCGGCCGGTCGCGCTGATCGCGGCGGTGGCCCTCGCCTCCGGTCTCATCGGCGGGGGCAGCGCGGCACTGATCGCCGGCGCCACCACCCAGTCGGCGCAGAACGGCCCCTCCACCCCGCTCGTCAACGCGGGCAAGACCGGCGGCAGCGGTGTCTCGGGGGTGGCCAAGGCGGTCAGCCCGGCGATCGTGGAGATCAAGGCGCAGACCGGCAGGGGCGAGTCCACCGGCTCCGGTGTCGTCATCACCGGCGACGGCGAGATCGTCACCAACAACCATGTGGTGGCCGGCGCGAACACGGTGACCGTGACCTTCAGCGACGGCAGCCGGAAGACGGCCGAGGTCAACGGCACCGACCCCGGCAAGGACCTGGCGCTGATCAAGGTGCGTGGCGCCAAGGGCCTGACCGCGGCCTCGCTCGGCGACTCCGACAAGACCTCGGTCGGCGACCAGGTGGTGGCGATCGGCTCTCCCGAGGGGCTCACCGGGTCCGTGACCAGCGGCATCGTCTCCGCCCTCAACCGGGATGTCACCGTCCCCAAGGAGCAGGGACAGGGGCAGGACGGGGGGCAGGGCGGCCGGGACGGCTGGCCGTTCGAGTTCGGCGGCAACGAGTACAACGGCGACACCGGCTCGTCGAAGACCTCGTACAAGGCCATCCAGACCGACGCCTCGCTCAACCCCGGCAACTCGGGCGGCGCCCTGATCAATATGCAGGGGCAGATCATCGGCATCAACTCCGCGATGTACTCGCCGAGTTCGGCATCGAGCAGCACGGCCGGCAGCGTCGGCCTCGGCTTCGCCATCCCGATCAACACCGTCAAGGCCGACCTCGACTCGCTGCGCGGCGGCGGGGACGGTGGCAGCAACAGCGGCGTCTGA
- a CDS encoding response regulator transcription factor yields the protein MSSLLLLTNALQPSTEVLPALGLLLHSVRVAPAEGPALIDTPGADVILIDGRRDLPHVRSLCQLLRSTGPGCPLVLVVTEGGLAAVTADWGIDDVLLDTAGPAEVEARLRLAMGRQQITTDDSPMEIRNGDLSVDEATYSAKLKGRVLDLTFKEFELLKYLAQHPGRVFTRAQLLQEVWGYDYFGGTRTVDVHVRRLRAKLGPEHESLIGTVRNVGYRFVTPEKVERAAEAKAKEAKAKEDAAKAAKSSPDVAPAERRAPESGDGSGKAVTGDADSHGVRAGRR from the coding sequence GTGAGTTCCCTTCTGCTGTTGACCAATGCACTCCAGCCGTCCACGGAGGTGCTCCCGGCGCTCGGCCTGCTGCTGCACAGCGTGCGGGTGGCTCCAGCCGAGGGCCCGGCCCTCATCGACACCCCGGGGGCCGACGTCATACTGATCGACGGCCGCCGCGACCTTCCGCACGTACGGTCGCTGTGCCAGCTGCTGCGGTCCACGGGCCCCGGCTGTCCGCTGGTCCTGGTTGTGACGGAGGGCGGACTCGCCGCCGTCACCGCGGACTGGGGCATCGACGACGTCCTGCTGGACACCGCGGGGCCCGCCGAGGTCGAGGCGCGGCTGCGGCTGGCGATGGGCCGCCAGCAGATCACGACCGACGACAGCCCGATGGAGATCCGCAACGGTGATCTCTCGGTGGACGAGGCGACCTACAGCGCGAAGCTGAAGGGGCGGGTCCTGGACCTGACCTTCAAGGAGTTCGAGCTGCTGAAGTACCTGGCGCAGCACCCGGGCCGGGTCTTCACCCGCGCCCAGCTCCTCCAGGAGGTGTGGGGCTATGACTACTTCGGCGGTACGCGGACGGTCGATGTGCACGTCCGGCGGCTGCGGGCGAAGCTCGGGCCCGAGCACGAGTCGCTGATCGGCACGGTCCGTAACGTCGGCTACCGCTTCGTGACGCCGGAGAAGGTGGAGCGGGCGGCGGAGGCCAAGGCCAAGGAGGCCAAGGCGAAGGAGGACGCGGCGAAGGCGGCGAAGTCCTCGCCGGACGTGGCGCCGGCCGAGCGCCGGGCGCCCGAGAGCGGTGACGGCTCCGGGAAGGCGGTCACCGGGGACGCGGACTCGCACGGGGTACGGGCCGGCCGGAGGTAG